From Zingiber officinale cultivar Zhangliang chromosome 5B, Zo_v1.1, whole genome shotgun sequence, the proteins below share one genomic window:
- the LOC121984428 gene encoding ninja-family protein 6-like, with amino-acid sequence MEKSPRDLLRRFVGNGVGEEPTEMVEGDSDEIELSLGLSLGGCFGAERKGKKLVRSTSVASFLTLPKEPEFPAVPVAALTRTSSLPSETEEDLRKRKQMQSLKRLEAKRKRLERKNSIRSPKPGLPGEKHDEDAVGAKVSTVAAGAAHGMVNHGHLGLTCAKGGVAPPDQPTWLVGLPPRKLTTASISQGSSCSQGSCASIATNSESPATHGLNSMIPLANSHTKNDETVMNPPISWGGKTMLNPGREGRAQPMLVTARSNGVKELEKKMIETMPFVSTKGNGPNGHRIQGFLYKYRKGEEVRIVCVCHGSFLTPAEFVEHAGGLDVANPLRHIVVSPSPFTL; translated from the exons ATGGAGAAGTCCCCGAGAGATCTTTTGCGGAGATTCGTGGGTAATGGCGTCGGAGAAGAGCCAACGGAGATGGTGGAAGGGGACTCCGACGAGATCGAGCTCAGCCTCGGGCTCTCCCTCGGCGGGTGCTTCGGCGCAGAACGCAAAGGGAAAAAGCTGGTCCGCTCCACCTCCGTCGCTTCCTTCTTGACGCTGCCGAAGGAGCCTGAGTTCCCTGCCGTCCCCGTTGCCGCCTTGACGAGGACGAGCTCTCTGCCCTCGGAGACGGAGGAGGATCTGAGGAAGCGGAAGCAGATGCAGAGCTTGAAGCGATTGGAGGCGAAGAGGAAGAGATTGGAGAGGAAAAATTCCATCCGGTCGCCGAAGCCAGGGCTGCCCGGGGAGAAACATGATGAAGATGCCGTTGGAGCTAAAGTTTCAACGGTAGCGGCAGGGGCGGCTCACGGCATGGTTAACCATGGCCACCTTGGATTGACCTGCGCAAAAGGTGGCGTTGCTCCACCTGACCAACCAACATGGCTGGTCGGACTGCCTCCGAGAAAACTGACAACTGCTTCCATATCACAGGGTTCTAGTTGCTCTCAGGGCAGCTGCGCCAGCATCGCGACCAATTCAGAATCCCCGGCAACACATG GATTGAACTCCATGATCCCCTTAGCAAACAGTCACACTAAGAACGATGAAACTGTTATGAATCCTCCGATTTCCTGGGGTGGAAAAACTATGCTTAATCCTGGAAGAGAAGGCAGGGCACAACCAATGCTGGTCACTGCAAGATCAAATGGAGTGAAGGagctggagaagaagatgatcgaAACGATGCCCTTCGTATCAACAAAGGGCAACGGCCCTAATGGGCATAGGATACAAGGTTTCCTGTACAAGTACAGGAAGGGGGAAGAGGTGAGAATAGTGTGCGTATGCCACGGCAGCTTCCTCACCCCTGCAGAGTTCGTTGAGCATGCAGGTGGCCTCGACGTTGCCAATCCTCTCCGGCACATTGTGGTCAGTCCTTCTCCTTTCACCTTGTGA